Proteins found in one Sorghum bicolor cultivar BTx623 chromosome 1, Sorghum_bicolor_NCBIv3, whole genome shotgun sequence genomic segment:
- the LOC8078023 gene encoding uncharacterized protein LOC8078023 — MVTAAEATLILDHVLGDPSFSASVAEALLAALPSLSPSHRTRRLCRAVLLRNLAADPVSESALETLHLLASLPASASHIAAAHIAVAAFLVVSAPDFDATVRELFPRPNDRAVDEGGSTALASDVVIATADQFEAAVGNYSSQTILRGLWGNRAAAEERVRDLLAVEWAAIGPSKLVMAAERIVGDGAVETWRAADEATRAKLRILAGEENTRVILAKLEEPASNANPISTPAVEKAIDALKTSCADLHNVVEDPLPAVKAVADEVLAARMDKGVSFNAEGEIGQPTTCDAAGPSKPHLPSPRRMPPSPLPPQENISKHRRARKCWSLLEEETLRNGVQQYGIGNWRDILNHNLDIFIGRTTVDLKDKWRNMT; from the exons ATGGTGACGGCGGCGGAAGCGACCCTCATCCTAGACCACGTCCTGGGCGACCCCTCGTTCTCCGCCTCAGTCGCCGAAGCGCTCCTCGCCGCgcttccctctctctctccctcccaccggACCCGGCGCCTCTGCCGCGCGGTCCTCCTCCGCAACCTCGCCGCAGACCCAGTCTCCGAATCCGCTCTCGAaaccctccacctcctggcctCGCTCCCCGCCTCCGCCTCCCACATTGCAGCCGCCCACATCGCCGTCGCGGCATTCCTCGTCGTCTCCGCACCCGACTTCGATGCCACCGTCAGGGAGCTCTTCCCGCGCCCCAACGACCGCGCGGTCGATGAGGGAGGTTCCACCGCGCTCGCCTCCGATGTTGTCATCGCCACAGCGGACCAGTTCGAGGCCGCCGTCGGGAACTACTCCTCCCAGACCATCCTCAGGGGCCTGTGGGGCAACAGGGCCGCCGCGGAGGAGCGGGTCAGGGACCTCCTCGCCGTCGAATGGGCTGCGATTGGGCCGTCGAAGCTCGTCATGGCGGCTGAGCGGATCGTCGGGGATGGGGCCGTCGAGACATGGCGTGCCGCGGATGAGGCCACCCGTGCCAAGCTCCGCATCTTgg CTGGGGAAGAAAATACACGTGTGATTCTTGCCAAACTTGAAGAACCTGCCTCCAACGCAAATCCAATTTCAACACCAGCTGTTGAGAAGGCGATTGACGCGCTCAAAACAAGCTGTGCTGACCTCCACAATGTTGTGGAGGATCCGCTTCCAGCTGTGAAGGCAGTCGCAGATGAGGTATTGGCTGCAAGGATGGATAAAGGAGTTAGCTTCAATGCTGAAGGAGAAATAGGTCAGCCAACAACTTGTGACGCTGCAGGCCCGAGTAAACCGCACTTGCCTAGCCCAAGGAGAATGccaccttctcctttgccacCGCAAGAGAACATAAGTAAGCATAGAAGGGCAAGGAAGTGTTGGAGCTTGTTAGAAGAAGAAACACTAAGAAATGGTGTTCAGCA GTATGGTATAGGCAATTGGAGGGATATTTTAAATCACAATCTTGACATTTTTATCGGCAGAACAACG GTGGACTTGAAGGATAAGTGGAGGAATATGACTTGA
- the LOC8078024 gene encoding developmentally-regulated G-protein 2, which translates to MGILERIKEIEAEMARTQKNKATEYHLGQLKAKLAKLRTQLLEPPKGSSGGGDGFEVTKFGHGRVALIGFPSVGKSTLLTMLTGTHSEAASYEFTTLTCIPGIIHYNDTKIQLLDLPGIIEGASEGKGRGRQVIAVAKSSDLVLMVLDASKSEGHRQILTRELEAVGLRLNKRPPQIYFKRKKTGGISFNTTVPLTHIDEKLCYQILHEYKIHNAEVLFREDATVDDLIDVIEGNRKYIKCVYVYNKIDVVGIDDVDKLARQPNSLVISCNLKLNLDRLLARMWDEMGLVRVYTKPQGQQPDFTDPVVLSTDRGGCTVEDFCNHIHRSLLKDVKYVLVWGTSARHYPQHCGLSHGLQDEDVVQIVKKKEKEEGGRGRFKSHTNAPDRISDRVKKAPLKT; encoded by the exons ATGGGTATCCTTGAGAGAATCAAGGAGATTGAGGCCGAGATGGCTCGGACTCAGAAAAATAAAGCAACAG AATATCATCTTGGACAACTGAAGGCAAAACTAGCAAAGTTGAGGACACAACTATTAGAGCCTCCAAAG GGTTCCAGTGGAGGTGGAGATGGTTTTGAAGTCACAAAGTTTGGGCATGGTCGCGTTGCACTTATTGGATTTCCCAG TGTTGGAAAGTCAACTCTTTTAACGATGTTGACTGGGACACATTCTGAAGCTGCATCATATGAGTTCACAACACTTACTTGTATTCCTGGAATTATTCATTACAACGACACCAAAATCCAACTTCTTGATCTTCCTGGTATCATTGAAGGAGCCTCTGAAGGCAAGGGGCGTGGTAGGCAG GTTATTGCTGTTGCAAAGTCATCAGATCTTGTGCTGATGGTTCTGGATGCCTCAAAG AGTGAAGGACATCGCCAAATATTAACTAGAGAACTGGAAGCTGTTGGACTCCGTCTTAACAAAAGGCCTCCCCAG ATATACTTCAAAAGGAAGAAGACTGGTGGGATTTCTTTCAATACCACTGTGCCTTTGACTCATATTGATGAGAAGCTCTGCTATCAGATTCTGCATGAGTACAAAATTCATAATGCTGAG GTGTTATTCCGTGAAGATGCTACTGTGGATGATCTCATCGATGTCATCGAAGGAAATCGAAAGTACATCAAGTGTGTTTACGTATATAACAAGATTGATGTTGTTGGTATCGATGACGTAGATAAGCTTGCTCGGCAACCAAATTCTCTAGTTATCAGCTGCAATTTGAAG CTGAACTTGGATAGGCTACTGGCGAGAATGTGGGATGAGATGGGCCTAGTGAGGGTGTATACAAAGCCACAGGGTCAGCAGCCTGATTTCACAGATCCAGTTGTTCTTTCTACT GACAGAGGTGGTTGTACAGTTGAGGACTTCTGCAATCATATCCATAGAAGTTTGCTCAAGGATGTGAAGTATGTGCTTGTATGGGGAACCAGTGCGAGACACTATCCGCAGCATTGTGGCCTCAGCCATGGTCTCCAAGACGAGGATGTCGTCCAgatagtaaagaagaag GAAAAGGAAGAGGGTGGGCGAGGCCGGTTCAAGTCGCACACGAACGCACCTGATCGGATATCTGATAGGGTGAAGAAAGCTCCCCTCAAGACATAA